The Sulfurimonas aquatica genomic sequence TGCGGGTCCCCGTCTATTCCTTTGAGTTTTAATCTTGCGACCGTACTCCCCAGGCGGAACACTTAATCTGTTAAGTGCATCACCGAGATGACTAGCATCCCGACGACTAGTGTTCATCGTTTAGGGCGTGGACTACCGGGGTATCTAATCCCGTTTGCTCCCCACGCTTTCACACCTTAGCGTCAGTAATGTTCCAGGAGATCGCCTTCGCTTTCGGTATTCCTAGTGATATCTACGGATTTTACCCCTACACCACTAATTCCATCTCCCCCTCCCATACTCTAGGTAACCAGTTTCCAATGCAGTTCTACAGTTAAGCTGTAGGATTTCACATCAGACTTGGCTACCCGCCTACGTGTCCTTTACGCCCAGTGATTCCGAGTAACGCTTGCACCCTCCGTATTACCGCGGCTGCTGGCACGGAGTTAGCCGGTGCTTATTCATAAGGTACCGTCATTTTCTTCCCTTATAAAAGGAGTTTACACACCGAAATGCGTCATCCTCCACGCGGCGTTGCTGCATCAGAGTTTCCTCCATTGTGCAATATTCCTCACTGCTGCCTCCCGTAGGAGTCTGGTCCGTGTCTCAGTACCAGTGTGGCGGATCATCCTCTCAAACCCGCTACCCGTCATTGCCTTGGTAGGCCATTACCCTACCAACTAACTGATGGGATATAGACTGATCTCTTAGCGAAAAACTTTCCCGACTTCAATTAGAAGAAGAAGGAGTATCTAGTATTAATCATCGTTTCCAATGGCTATCCCAGACTAAGAGGTACATTATCTATATATTACTCACCCGTGCGCCACTAATCCACCTAGCAAGCTAGGCTTCATCGTTCGACTTGCATGTGTTAAGCACGCCGCCAGCGTTCACTCTGAGCCAGGATCAAACTCTCCATAATTGTTGTCCGAAGACTTGATTATGTAAAGATCACATTGCTGTGATTATTTACTGATCTTTTGCCCAAGAATTAAATTCATTGGCTTTGTTTTTACTCGTACTAATCTGCTTAAAGAATTAGTCAGAGCTTCTAATACTAGTTAAAGTATTAAAGTATAGTTATCTACACTATTGGGAAACCATAAAAGCTATAAAACTAATGTGGATTTCAAAATAGAATAGACGGTTGTTGTTATATTAGTTATTTCTAAGTAATACCAACTGATTCGTTAAAATCTAGTCTTCTTACTTGCTTAGTTTTCAATGATCTTCAAACAATCTCTTAACTCTTCAACATGAAGTGTTCGTATCCTCGTTTTAAACAAGGTGTCTCTGTTTGTGGATGGGAATTATAGGAGATTAAACCTTTAATGTCAATAGTAATCTAAAAGAATTTATATATTCTTTTTTGGATGTTTCATTTAGGGGTAATAATGTTATTAATCATTTATGAATATAGAAACTCTATTATATGTAAGTCATTATGTGTTGCTATTGATTTACTCTTTACATATATTATTCTATAAATTAATGGTGTCTTCTATAGACACTTATAAAGGAATTAATTATGGGATTATATGATCGTGATTATGCAAGAGGCAACTCGTTTACTTCTGGTGTACAAAGTCGTGATGATTCACAAATAGTATCGTTTGTTAAAGAAACATACAAACTATTTGCTGCTTCTATGATGGCTGGTGCCGTTGGTGCTTATGTTGGTGTTCCTTTAGCTGGAACCATAGCAGCTTATTTTTGGCCGCTATTTGCTTTAGAAATTGGACTATTAATAGGCTTACAGTTTGTTAAACATAAACAAGGGATAAACCTTATGGTTATGTTTGGTTTTGTTTTTATGACAGGACTAATGCTTGCTCCTTTGCTTGCTCGTACACTTGGAATGAGTGGAGGTGCTAGTATTATTGGTAATGCGTTTGCTATGACTTCTGTCGTTTTTGGTGCTATGAGCTTTTATGCTATAAAAACTACTAAAGATTTTACAAGCTATGGAAAACCATTAATGATTGCTCTTTTTGTAATCATCGGTTTTTCTATTCTTAATATCTTTATTGGTAACCCAATGCTTCATGTTATTATCTCTGGAGCTGTTGTTGTACTTTTTAGTATCTTAGTTATCTATGATACACAAAATATTATGAGAGGTGCTTATGAAACACCTATTGATGGAGCTATTGCTCTTTATTTAGATTTTTTAAATATCTTTACTGCGTTATTACAACTATTTGGTATCTTTGGTAGTGACGACTAATTCGCTCTCACCCGAACTCTTTCGGGTGGTAGATGCAAACCTTAACCGCTTAAAAGAAGGCATACGTGTCGTCGAAGACATCATGCGTTACCGAGACAACAACAAAGAGCTCTCATCAAAACTCAAATCACTCAGACACAAAG encodes the following:
- a CDS encoding Bax inhibitor-1/YccA family protein; amino-acid sequence: MGLYDRDYARGNSFTSGVQSRDDSQIVSFVKETYKLFAASMMAGAVGAYVGVPLAGTIAAYFWPLFALEIGLLIGLQFVKHKQGINLMVMFGFVFMTGLMLAPLLARTLGMSGGASIIGNAFAMTSVVFGAMSFYAIKTTKDFTSYGKPLMIALFVIIGFSILNIFIGNPMLHVIISGAVVVLFSILVIYDTQNIMRGAYETPIDGAIALYLDFLNIFTALLQLFGIFGSDD